The Balaenoptera ricei isolate mBalRic1 chromosome X, mBalRic1.hap2, whole genome shotgun sequence region GCACTTACTGTGCTGATGGCTGACCTGGTGGCGTTCCTGCTCCTCAAGTATCGCACCAAGGAGCCGATCTCCAAGGCGGAGATGCTGAATATGGTCCTCCGTGACCATCGGGACCACTTCCCCGTGGTCTTCAGCCAAGCTTGCGAGTGCATGCAGCTGGTGTTTGGCGTGGACGTGAAGGAGGTGGACCCCCGCGAGCGCACCTACGTCCTGGTCCCCACCCTGGGCCTCACCTGTGATGCAGTGCTGAGCGACGGGCAGAGCATGCCCAAGGCCGGCCTCCTGGTGCTGATTCTGTGCCAGATCACCCTGTACGGTGACCGCGCCCTTGAGGAGGAGGTCTGGGAAGCACTTAGCGTGATGGGGGTGTGTGCCGGGAGGGAGCACTGCATCTACGGGGAGCCCAGGGGGCTGCTCACCAAAGTGTGGGTGCAGGACGGCTACCTGGAGTACCGGCAGGTGCCCCACAGCGACCCCGCCCGCTACGAGTTCCTGTGGGGTCCCCGGGCCCACACGGAGACCAGCAAGTGGCAGGTCCTGGAGCATCTGCTCAGGGTCAGTGGATGGGATCTCAGGTCCCTCCCATCCCTGTGTGCAGAGGGTGTGAGCGATGAGGAAGAGGGGGCCTGAGCCAGAGCAGAAGCCAGGCTCCTTCCAGGCCCACGTCCAGCAGCTTCTCCcgtggggcaggaagggaggctgATCCTTCACTCGGAGTTTGAAGAGGGAGCGGTTAGCCTTCTAAGTAGTGAGGGCCCGGGCCTGTCGGGGGAACCCGGTGTGCAGCATCTTTGGGTTCCTGTTGTGTATGATGACATGGaatttcatctctgttttcttcaGGAATTTGTCAAATGTTGGTTCTTTTAATAGAAGACTAAACAAGCTTCAGTGTCTCACTTTGTGCATGACATTGATCCCACGTGTATTTGTACTAATCCAGTTCAAGAAC contains the following coding sequences:
- the LOC132357631 gene encoding melanoma-associated antigen 10-like, with the translated sequence MSELRQPEADLQAPVQAQGPVEAQLFGAAGEEAASPSSSCSPVAPFFSAYAESLPQEALTVLMADLVAFLLLKYRTKEPISKAEMLNMVLRDHRDHFPVVFSQACECMQLVFGVDVKEVDPRERTYVLVPTLGLTCDAVLSDGQSMPKAGLLVLILCQITLYGDRALEEEVWEALSVMGVCAGREHCIYGEPRGLLTKVWVQDGYLEYRQVPHSDPARYEFLWGPRAHTETSKWQVLEHLLRVSGWDLRSLPSLCAEGVSDEEEGA